The genomic interval CCTGATATCCCCAGGACGCGTCGAAGGGATGCTCCATGATCGGCATAAGTTCTATATGAGTAAATCCGTATTTCTTCGCATGCTCCGCCAACGTAAGTGCCACTTCCCTGTACGTTGCCCAGCGATTCTCCTGATCAGGGAACCGGAGCCATGATCCAAGGTGGACTTCATAAATGCTCATCGGGCTTGCATAGACATTGCCGGTCCTACGATTCTCCATCCAGCCCTCATCTTGCCATTCATGTCCGTCCGGGTCCCACACACGCGAGGCAGTCCCCGGCCTTAGTTCCATTGCGAACGCGAAAGGATCCGTCTTGATGCGGAGTTCACCTCTGGCTGTCTTGATCTCATATTTGTACAGCTCACCCGCCTTCACACCGGGGATGAACAGCTCCCACACTCCGCTGCTACCCATGCTCCTCATTGGATAGAGTCGGCCGTCCCAATTGTTGAATTCCCCAACTACGCTGACCCGTCTGGCATTGGGGGCCCAGACCGCGAACGAGGTCCCCTCTGACCCGTCCATCTCTCGAGGGTGCGCGCCCATCTTTTCGTAAAGGTTGTAGTGCTTTCCCTCCCCCACGAAATGGAGGTCCAATTCCCCGAGGGTCGGCGGAAACCGGTACGGAGGATCGGACTGCCATTCGGAACCGTCGGCGAATTTGAACGAAACCAGATACCTGAGGGGCAAGCGCCGGCCCGGAAGAAAACACCAGAACAGCCCTTCACTCGCGGCGGCTTTGTCCATGACAACTCTCTCGCCGTCGATCATCAGTTCCGCTTGGACTGCATCGGGATGAAACGCCCGGACGAGTACCCCGTCTTGGTCACCGATTCGCGCGGGGTGGCCGCCAAGCACGCTGTGAGGGTCCGAGTGTTCCACCCGCACGATCCGTTTAATATCCTTGAGACTTGTTCCTGAAAGAAATTCTTTGGGATACATTTTTTATTCTTCCCCCGTACATAGGACACCAAATGGGGTTCTGACCACGAGCCTTGCCTGCGGCTCTGTTTTCAGGGCACTCGACCAGACCGCAACAATAACCGGGCGGTTCAGCGCTTTGAGCAACTCCGGAACATCATGAATCAATCTTGTTGAATTCGGGAATATTCTCCGGCTTCACATAAAGTATCCTGTGGCAATTAGGGCACGTTATCATTTCTTCCTGTTTCAAAACCCGAATGTTCAACTGGGGTGGAATGGCCATATGGCACCCCGTACATGTCCCGCTCTGCATTTCCGCCACGGCCTTACCGCGAGCTTTCTTGAGCGTTCGGTACTTCTTCAAGAAATCATTTTCCACTTGGGCGACGACTTTGTCCCTTTCGGCTTTTAAGTCAGCAAGTGCTGCCTGGGCCTTCGCGGTAATTCGTTCCGCTTCGGACTTCTTCGCAAGCAGAGCGGCTTCGCACTCCGCGTATTCTTTCTCTTTTCTGTCCAAAGTTCTCTTAAGGGATTCCAGTTGACCCATGAAGTCAAGTATGGCTTCTTCGATTTCCGTGGCCACTTTCTTGCCCAATTTGACTTCTCTGTTGAGCGCGTTGTATTCTTTTTGATTCTTGATGCCGAGAAGTCGGCGTTCGGAGCGCTTGATCTTCTCCTGTTCCAGCACCAACTCCTGTTCCCTTTTTCTTAGCTCTTTCTCCACCGAGGATGATTTGTCGCTTGCCTCCGATATGTCTCTTCGGAGTACAACAAGGTTTTTGGCCGTTTCCTGGATCTCGAGAGGCAATCGGGTGATGTCGCTCTCGTGACCGTCTATTTGGTTGTCGATTTCCTGAAGTTCTTCAAGAAGCCGTATTTGCTCTTTCAACTGAAATGTCCTCCTCGAGGTCGTATATGTGTAGAAAGGGTTCCTTCTCCGAATCACAAGCCAGGCATTTCACGTTCAAACCCATGCTCATAAAATGCGTCTGAAAGCTCTCAACCATAAGCGTTATTGCCATCTTTTCCAGACCGTAATGGCCCGCGTCGATTACCGGCATCCCTAATTCCATCGCCTCGCGAGCCGCGTGATACTTCACGTCGCCGGTGACCATAACGTCAGCCCCGTATTCCAGCGCTTCCCTCAGGTAGCCCATTCCGCTTCCTGTGGCCGAAAAGACAAGCTCAACCTGGCAATCCGATTCCGTAATAATTCGCACGTGCGGAATCATCAGCCTTTCTGCCACTTGGCCGGCCAGTTCACAAACTCGGAGAGCCTCAGGAAGCCGCCCGAGTCGGGCACAGCGCGCAGGGAACGGTGTGCGGACCTCTTGAAGGTCCATAGCCCGAGCGACATAATCGTTCAGGCCGCCAGGCGCCGCGTCAAGGTTTGTGTGGAGGCTCAGAATGTCTACGCCCAATCTGGCAGCGGCAAGAAATGTTCTTCCGGAAAGGTTATCGGGTTTGATGCTTCTGATGGGCTCCAAAAGAACGGGGTGGTGGGTTACTAGAAGCTGGCACGAGTTTCTCGCCGCGAATTCCACCGTCTGGGGTGTGGGATCCAGGCTGAAAGCTATCGAATCAATAACTCGGTCAGGGGTGCCTATCTGAATGCCGACATTGTCCCAGGGTTCCGCCTCCTGAAAAGGAAACAGCCGATCAGCGATTCCCACAATTTGGGATAATGTCGGTACGCTCAAAGCCGCTGTCTCCAGGCCTCAAAAAAATCACGGGGAGCCTGGCTTAGCTCCCCGTGATGAAGATTAAGACGGTTTAAGGTTAAATGAGGCAATCGCATAATGGTTCTCGCATGTGGTGGGCCCACCTGGATTCGAACCAGGGACCGACCGGTTATGAGCCGGGAGCTCTACCAGCTGAGCTATGGGCCCACGTCCCGTATGACTGGATTATATTAGTGATTACCGAAGCGGCTGTCAAGGATTCTCAGGCAGTAACGGCAAATTGTGCTATGCAACTATCGCGGACAAGAGTTGGCCTCGCAGAGAAACGAACCGCAAACGCGTCCAAACAAGACAATAGCAAAGCGCTGCGGAATCATGAATTCGGCCCCTATTGGCCCCACCATCTTCGGTACATCTGCTGATAATTCTGCCAATAATTGTTCACGCTGCGGCGGTACGGGTCGGGGTCACCCATGGCGTCGTAAGGGGCAACAGTCTCTTTCCCCTCCACTTCCCGAACCTCCGCAATAGTAACGACTGCCCTGTCTATGAGCGCTTGGCGGTTCTT from Desulfomonile tiedjei carries:
- a CDS encoding Nif3-like dinuclear metal center hexameric protein — protein: MSVPTLSQIVGIADRLFPFQEAEPWDNVGIQIGTPDRVIDSIAFSLDPTPQTVEFAARNSCQLLVTHHPVLLEPIRSIKPDNLSGRTFLAAARLGVDILSLHTNLDAAPGGLNDYVARAMDLQEVRTPFPARCARLGRLPEALRVCELAGQVAERLMIPHVRIITESDCQVELVFSATGSGMGYLREALEYGADVMVTGDVKYHAAREAMELGMPVIDAGHYGLEKMAITLMVESFQTHFMSMGLNVKCLACDSEKEPFLHIYDLEEDISVERANTAS